A portion of the Adhaeribacter radiodurans genome contains these proteins:
- a CDS encoding DUF4249 family protein: MKHCLFILWLFSFLGLLTSCEETINLDIAAGEEKLVVQGHIEQDNPPFVLLTRSVPVLSGTPSNIFTNSFVHGATVIVSTKDQSTILTEQNLEDLSPEQKQMVSELFGINLPFSSATDFYVYTTTELKGKLGQQYQLQITANGQVLTASTSIPNLTPIDSLWFVPHPNPKNDSLVTLWYRYQDPDTLGNNVRFFTSRNKEPFYPGYQASVLTDEFVNGRIIDFPLERGYPKSAKLDLESYSYFKRGDTVRLRWAAIDYHHYQFWFTMEADRASNGNPFGFPTSVRSNIKGGLGIWGGYGVSRHTVISR; the protein is encoded by the coding sequence ATGAAACATTGTTTGTTTATTCTTTGGCTGTTTAGTTTTTTGGGACTATTAACCAGTTGCGAAGAAACTATTAACTTAGATATTGCAGCCGGCGAAGAAAAACTGGTAGTGCAAGGGCATATTGAGCAAGACAACCCACCTTTTGTACTATTAACCCGCAGCGTTCCGGTTTTGTCCGGTACTCCAAGCAATATTTTTACTAATTCTTTTGTGCATGGCGCTACGGTAATAGTAAGTACCAAAGATCAATCTACTATCCTAACTGAACAAAATTTAGAAGATCTTTCTCCTGAACAAAAACAAATGGTTAGTGAATTATTCGGGATAAACCTTCCTTTTTCCTCCGCAACAGATTTCTACGTGTATACCACAACGGAGTTAAAAGGAAAATTAGGGCAGCAATACCAACTACAGATCACTGCTAACGGTCAGGTATTAACCGCCAGTACCAGCATACCTAACCTCACCCCTATTGATTCTTTGTGGTTTGTGCCGCACCCAAATCCTAAAAATGACAGTTTAGTAACCTTATGGTATCGCTACCAGGATCCTGATACCTTAGGAAATAATGTACGTTTTTTTACTAGTCGAAATAAAGAGCCGTTTTACCCTGGCTACCAGGCTTCTGTTCTAACCGATGAATTTGTAAACGGCCGGATTATTGATTTTCCCCTGGAGCGCGGTTACCCAAAATCGGCCAAATTAGACCTGGAATCTTACAGTTACTTTAAGCGGGGCGATACGGTAAGGTTAAGATGGGCGGCTATAGATTATCACCATTACCAGTTTTGGTTTACGATGGAGGCTGACCGGGCCAGCAATGGCAATCCCTTTGGTTTTCCTACTTCCGTTCGTTCTAATATAAAGGGTGGTTTAGGAATTTGGGGTGGCTACGGCGTAAGTCGCCACACTGTAATTAGCCGCTAG
- a CDS encoding riboflavin synthase — MFTGIIETLGRVKSIREEKTNKHFILEADITPELKIDQSVSHNGVCLTVVDIDQQEYTVTAIAETLQKTNLNSLKSGDLVNLERCMSANGRFDGHVVQGHVDQVGTCVSVTDQNGSWLYTFTYDSSLGNITVEKGSICVNGISLTVVHSQDNQFSVAIIPYTYEHTNLKNVQPGNTVNLEFDIIGKYVAKLLGK, encoded by the coding sequence ATGTTTACGGGCATTATAGAAACACTTGGCAGAGTAAAAAGCATTCGGGAGGAAAAAACCAACAAACATTTTATCTTAGAAGCGGATATTACGCCCGAGTTAAAGATTGATCAAAGCGTGTCGCACAATGGTGTTTGCTTAACGGTGGTAGATATTGATCAACAGGAATACACGGTAACGGCTATTGCCGAAACATTGCAGAAAACTAATTTAAACAGTTTAAAATCCGGCGATTTAGTAAATCTGGAACGTTGCATGTCTGCTAATGGTCGCTTTGATGGCCACGTGGTGCAAGGGCACGTGGATCAGGTGGGAACTTGCGTGAGCGTTACCGACCAGAATGGCAGTTGGTTATATACTTTTACGTACGATTCTAGTTTAGGCAACATTACCGTAGAAAAAGGATCTATTTGCGTAAATGGAATTAGTTTAACGGTAGTTCATTCGCAGGATAATCAGTTTTCGGTGGCCATAATTCCATACACTTACGAGCACACAAATTTAAAAAATGTACAACCCGGTAACACAGTTAACCTGGAATTTGATATTATAGGTAAATACGTTGCGAAGTTGCTGGGTAAGTAG
- a CDS encoding phosphatase PAP2 family protein encodes MLENLKRLDQEWFLAINGYHSSFWDPIMIAVSDRKFWIPFYAILIAFLIYRFRRQSILMFLIIALSLAAADGISSRFIKPFFARLRPCHDSSLSESINIVAGCGGKFGFLSSHAANSFGIAMLFALILPERYRYFKIFVFIWAAVISYSRIYLGVHFPGDVLGGAILGIFLGWIFGLIFRKLVVRYSYFSV; translated from the coding sequence GTGCTGGAAAATTTAAAAAGACTGGATCAGGAATGGTTTTTAGCAATTAATGGGTATCATTCCTCTTTTTGGGATCCTATCATGATCGCGGTGTCCGACCGTAAATTCTGGATTCCTTTTTACGCTATATTAATAGCTTTTTTGATTTATCGTTTTCGCCGGCAAAGTATTTTAATGTTTTTAATTATTGCTTTGTCTTTAGCAGCTGCCGATGGTATTTCTTCCAGGTTTATTAAACCATTTTTTGCCCGGCTGCGGCCTTGTCACGATTCTTCCTTATCCGAATCCATTAATATTGTAGCAGGTTGCGGCGGTAAATTTGGCTTCTTATCGTCGCACGCGGCTAACAGCTTTGGCATAGCCATGCTCTTTGCGCTAATCTTACCGGAACGCTACCGGTATTTTAAAATTTTTGTTTTTATCTGGGCCGCCGTTATCTCGTACAGCCGAATTTACCTAGGGGTACATTTTCCGGGCGATGTTCTTGGCGGCGCAATTTTGGGGATTTTCCTGGGCTGGATTTTTGGTTTAATTTTCCGAAAGCTGGTGGTGCGGTATTCTTATTTTTCGGTTTAA
- the gatB gene encoding Asp-tRNA(Asn)/Glu-tRNA(Gln) amidotransferase subunit GatB, which produces MLAINDTMEENLREKYQPIIGLEVHAQLLTESKMFASDSTEYGTLPNTNISVITLGHPGTLPKANLKAVDYAIKMGLATNCQITRQNIFARKNYFYPDLPKGYQITQDKTPICREGYVYIQTSQGEKRIGITRIHMEEDAGKSMHLAGETESLIDLNRAGVPLIEIVSEPDIHTSEEAYNYLTEIKKLVRYLDICDGNMEEGSLRCDANVSVMLKGAEKFGTKVEVKNMNSFRNVQRAIDYEIERQIEMLERGETIESETRGFDAVTGTTSGQRSKETMNDYRYFPEPDLTPVFVSEEMLTTIKAEMPPLPHELYERFTKNYQLPDYDAGVLTDQKEIALYFDDLCQYTTNYKAASNWIMGPVKSFINELALPVSEFPLQPQQLADLIGLVDAGKVNHTAASRNIFPQLIQNPTKTALQVAEELNLIQESDDTQLQGFIDQVLAGNPKKVVEYKAGKTALVGMFMGEIMKLTKGKADPKTVNKLLQESLKKV; this is translated from the coding sequence ATGCTGGCTATTAATGACACGATGGAAGAAAATTTGCGAGAAAAATATCAGCCGATTATTGGTTTAGAAGTACACGCTCAATTACTGACCGAAAGCAAAATGTTTGCTTCCGACTCTACGGAGTACGGCACTTTGCCGAATACCAACATCAGCGTTATTACTCTGGGCCACCCGGGTACTTTGCCAAAAGCTAATCTAAAAGCCGTTGACTATGCCATTAAAATGGGCTTAGCTACTAACTGCCAAATCACCCGTCAGAATATATTTGCCCGCAAAAACTATTTCTACCCGGATTTGCCAAAAGGCTACCAGATTACCCAGGATAAAACACCCATTTGCCGGGAAGGTTACGTGTACATACAAACCAGCCAGGGCGAAAAACGCATTGGCATTACCCGTATTCACATGGAAGAAGATGCGGGTAAATCCATGCACTTAGCCGGCGAAACCGAATCGCTCATTGACCTGAACCGGGCGGGGGTGCCGCTGATCGAGATTGTATCGGAGCCGGATATTCATACTTCCGAAGAAGCTTATAATTACCTGACGGAGATTAAAAAACTGGTTCGTTACCTGGATATCTGCGATGGTAACATGGAAGAAGGCTCGCTGCGTTGTGATGCCAACGTGTCTGTTATGCTGAAAGGAGCCGAAAAATTTGGTACCAAGGTAGAGGTAAAGAACATGAACTCTTTCCGGAATGTGCAGCGTGCCATTGATTACGAAATTGAGCGCCAAATTGAAATGTTGGAACGCGGCGAAACTATTGAATCGGAAACACGGGGCTTTGATGCCGTAACCGGAACAACCAGCGGCCAGCGTTCAAAAGAAACCATGAACGATTACCGGTATTTTCCGGAACCGGACTTAACTCCGGTATTTGTTTCGGAAGAAATGCTTACCACGATTAAAGCCGAAATGCCGCCTTTACCGCATGAACTCTACGAACGTTTTACTAAAAATTATCAGTTACCCGATTACGATGCCGGCGTTTTAACCGACCAAAAAGAAATTGCTTTGTACTTTGACGATCTTTGCCAATATACCACCAATTACAAAGCTGCTTCGAACTGGATAATGGGACCCGTTAAATCATTCATTAATGAACTGGCTTTGCCCGTGAGCGAATTTCCATTGCAGCCGCAGCAATTAGCTGATTTAATTGGGTTGGTAGATGCCGGTAAAGTAAATCATACGGCGGCCAGCCGGAATATTTTCCCGCAATTAATACAAAATCCGACGAAAACGGCGTTACAAGTAGCAGAGGAACTTAACCTGATACAAGAATCAGATGATACTCAATTACAAGGGTTTATTGATCAGGTATTAGCGGGCAATCCTAAAAAAGTAGTTGAATACAAAGCGGGTAAAACTGCCTTGGTAGGCATGTTTATGGGTGAAATCATGAAGCTTACCAAAGGTAAAGCCGACCCGAAAACGGTAAACAAATTGTTACAGGAAAGCCTGAAGAAAGTATAA
- a CDS encoding sugar transferase, translating to MRKIKKITFVLIDFLASFLAWVTFYILRKIILDEGTIDLTLNLVGNAAIVASFWTLLYALTGCYRDIFRKSRVKEILNLAQVSFFGGIIIFFVLLLDDEGIYNYKAYYKIISTYLFVHFFISALAKTLAIMHTQNLVKKRKIFFNTLIIGSNTNAREVYRELEKNNRHLGLQIKGFVHVFDSFGHFYEDELCNLGPYGEISDLIKQHQIEEVIIAIEPSEHEKTTEILSLLEGENVHISILPDVYQILLGSVKVNHLFGTPLIEVKQDLMPVWQEISKRVVDIGVAFVFMLFFFWVYAAIAILVKLSSPGPIIYRQERIGKSGRPFYIYKFRSMFANAESNGPALSSDADPRVTPWGRFMRKVRLDELPQFYNVLLGEMSLVGPRPERQYFIDQIVKVAPQYKHLLRVRPGVTSLGLVKFGYAQNVDEMIKRLKYDILYIENMSLAMDFRVLLYTIKVIVEGRGK from the coding sequence GTGCGTAAAATAAAAAAGATAACTTTTGTTCTTATCGATTTTCTAGCCTCCTTCCTGGCTTGGGTTACTTTTTACATTCTCCGCAAAATTATTCTGGATGAAGGTACGATTGATCTGACCTTAAATCTAGTAGGTAATGCAGCCATTGTAGCATCTTTCTGGACTTTACTTTACGCTTTAACGGGCTGTTACCGGGATATTTTCCGGAAATCGCGGGTAAAAGAAATCTTAAACCTGGCTCAGGTTTCCTTTTTTGGCGGTATCATTATTTTCTTTGTTTTATTGCTCGACGACGAAGGAATTTATAATTACAAGGCCTATTACAAGATTATTTCTACCTACCTGTTTGTGCATTTTTTTATTTCGGCGCTGGCCAAAACGCTGGCCATTATGCATACCCAGAACCTGGTTAAAAAAAGAAAAATATTCTTTAATACCTTAATCATTGGTTCGAATACCAACGCGCGCGAAGTGTACAGAGAATTAGAAAAAAATAACCGCCATTTAGGTTTACAGATAAAAGGCTTTGTGCACGTTTTCGATTCTTTTGGTCATTTTTACGAAGACGAATTATGCAATTTAGGACCCTACGGCGAAATCTCAGACTTAATTAAACAGCATCAAATAGAAGAAGTAATTATTGCTATTGAGCCATCGGAGCACGAAAAAACTACCGAAATTTTAAGCTTACTGGAAGGCGAAAATGTGCACATCAGTATCTTACCGGACGTATATCAGATTTTACTCGGTTCAGTTAAGGTAAACCATTTATTCGGTACTCCGCTCATTGAAGTAAAACAAGATTTAATGCCCGTTTGGCAGGAAATCTCGAAACGGGTAGTAGATATTGGGGTGGCATTTGTTTTTATGTTGTTCTTTTTTTGGGTTTACGCTGCAATTGCAATTCTGGTTAAATTATCTTCGCCGGGACCAATTATTTACCGGCAAGAGCGCATTGGTAAGAGTGGCCGGCCGTTTTACATTTATAAATTCCGGAGTATGTTTGCCAATGCCGAATCCAATGGGCCAGCCTTATCCTCCGATGCCGACCCGCGGGTTACTCCATGGGGAAGATTTATGCGTAAAGTTCGCCTGGATGAATTACCCCAGTTTTACAATGTTCTGCTCGGCGAAATGTCGTTGGTAGGGCCACGGCCGGAGCGGCAATATTTTATTGATCAAATTGTGAAAGTTGCACCTCAGTACAAGCATTTACTACGCGTGCGCCCGGGTGTTACTTCCTTGGGCCTAGTAAAATTTGGTTACGCTCAAAACGTTGACGAGATGATTAAACGGTTAAAATACGATATTCTTTACATCGAAAACATGTCGCTGGCCATGGATTTCCGGGTGCTTTTGTATACGATAAAAGTAATTGTAGAAGGCCGGGGAAAGTAA
- a CDS encoding TonB-dependent receptor → MDKLLSLFIFLLIPVVGWGQQKLTLSGYIRDAVSGESLLGATIRVKDKVNQGSTANNYGFYSLTLTQGSYTLIAQYLGYQSQEISLNLTQNQQQNILLTPASVQVQEVVISDKRPDEQVKSTQMSQIILPMEQVKTLPVLFGETDILKTIQLLPGIKSGGEGNTGFYVRGGGADQNLVLLDEAVVYNPGHLFNFFSVFNSDAIRNTTVIKGNMPARYGGRLASVLDISMKEGNKEKFQGTGGVGLIASRFLVEGPLAQQKASFMISGRRTYLDVIANPFLKNTSQGGVPYSFFDLNAKVNYTLSRKDRLYLSGYLGQDVGAFDLSDGRFQADFNWGNKIAVARWNHLFSEKMFLNVSGIYNRYRFIFDSHFDNYDSKLDTGVEDVGVKVDFDYYPSLRHTLQYGLQYTKHLVTPRTGTAQTDEGVDFATDRVRRKQAHEAAFYLSDDWVLSDKLTINLGIRASGLRQTGPFTQFNFDNTGKLIDSISYQAGQKVKEYLALEPRLSFRYIVSPTASIKAGISRNAQYLHLVSNAYTALPVDIWVPSSALVKPQYSWQYTAGYFRNFKENTYEASVEVYYKTLENQLEYREGYVPGPLNKDLEYEFVAGQGRSYGAEIFIRKNQGRMQGWLGYALARTTRTFPDLNGGRTFPARSDRRHDVSLVSSYKYNEKWTLGGTFTLGTGQAVTLPERRYVVEDAVIYQYGARNGFRMQSNHRLDLSATYQKNQKKRLNSSWTFAVYNAYGRHNPFFYYIDNEGSAYDATLLVKAKKVSVFPFPIPSVTWNFSF, encoded by the coding sequence TTGGATAAACTTCTTTCTCTTTTCATTTTTTTGCTCATACCGGTAGTGGGTTGGGGGCAGCAAAAACTAACTTTAAGCGGCTATATCCGCGATGCTGTTTCCGGCGAAAGCTTACTGGGCGCTACTATTCGGGTTAAGGACAAAGTAAACCAAGGCAGCACTGCTAACAATTACGGTTTTTATTCTTTAACCTTAACGCAAGGTAGCTATACCTTAATTGCTCAATATCTAGGTTACCAATCGCAGGAAATTAGTTTAAATCTCACCCAAAATCAGCAACAAAACATTTTACTTACCCCGGCTTCGGTGCAAGTACAGGAAGTTGTTATTTCAGATAAACGGCCCGATGAGCAAGTAAAAAGTACGCAAATGAGCCAGATTATTTTACCTATGGAACAGGTAAAAACTTTACCGGTATTATTTGGCGAAACCGATATTCTAAAAACCATTCAGTTATTGCCCGGCATTAAATCGGGTGGCGAAGGAAATACCGGTTTTTACGTACGTGGCGGCGGGGCCGATCAGAATTTAGTTTTGTTGGATGAAGCAGTGGTGTATAACCCGGGGCATTTATTTAATTTTTTCTCGGTTTTTAACAGCGATGCCATCCGCAATACTACCGTTATAAAAGGCAATATGCCCGCCCGATACGGTGGCCGTTTAGCATCTGTATTAGACATCAGCATGAAAGAAGGAAATAAAGAGAAATTTCAGGGTACCGGTGGAGTAGGTTTAATTGCTTCCCGGTTTTTAGTGGAAGGCCCTTTAGCTCAGCAAAAAGCTTCTTTTATGATTTCCGGCCGCCGTACTTATCTGGACGTTATCGCGAATCCTTTTCTGAAAAACACTTCTCAGGGCGGAGTACCTTATTCTTTTTTCGACCTTAACGCCAAAGTAAATTATACGCTTTCGCGGAAGGACCGGCTTTATTTGAGCGGTTACCTGGGCCAGGATGTGGGTGCTTTCGATTTATCTGATGGCCGATTTCAGGCTGATTTTAACTGGGGCAATAAAATAGCTGTAGCGCGTTGGAACCATTTATTTTCTGAGAAAATGTTTTTGAACGTTTCGGGAATATATAACCGCTACCGCTTTATTTTTGATTCGCATTTTGATAATTACGATTCCAAGCTGGATACTGGGGTGGAAGATGTGGGCGTAAAAGTAGATTTTGATTATTACCCTAGTTTGCGGCATACGTTGCAATACGGTTTACAATACACCAAACACCTGGTTACCCCTCGTACCGGCACCGCCCAAACGGACGAAGGAGTAGATTTTGCTACCGACCGGGTTCGGCGAAAACAAGCGCACGAAGCAGCATTCTACTTATCTGACGACTGGGTACTTTCTGATAAGCTCACAATAAACCTGGGAATTCGGGCCAGCGGTTTGCGGCAAACCGGTCCTTTTACTCAATTTAATTTTGATAATACAGGTAAGTTAATAGACTCCATTAGCTACCAAGCGGGCCAAAAAGTAAAAGAATACCTGGCCTTAGAACCTCGCCTGTCATTCCGGTACATTGTTTCACCTACGGCCTCCATCAAAGCGGGAATTTCGCGTAATGCCCAGTACTTACATTTGGTATCGAACGCCTATACCGCTTTACCGGTAGATATTTGGGTACCCAGTTCGGCTTTGGTAAAACCGCAGTACTCGTGGCAGTACACGGCCGGGTACTTCCGCAATTTTAAAGAAAATACTTATGAAGCATCGGTAGAGGTATATTACAAAACCCTGGAAAATCAACTGGAATATCGCGAAGGCTACGTGCCCGGCCCTTTAAACAAAGATTTAGAATATGAATTTGTGGCGGGGCAAGGACGCTCTTACGGTGCAGAAATTTTTATACGTAAAAACCAGGGCCGGATGCAAGGCTGGCTGGGTTATGCGCTGGCGCGTACTACCCGCACTTTTCCGGATTTAAACGGTGGACGTACTTTCCCGGCCCGCTCCGATCGCCGCCACGATGTATCTTTGGTGTCGTCTTATAAATACAATGAAAAATGGACTTTGGGCGGCACTTTTACACTGGGAACCGGCCAGGCCGTAACTTTGCCCGAACGTCGCTACGTGGTAGAAGATGCTGTTATTTACCAATATGGTGCTCGCAATGGATTCCGGATGCAATCCAATCACCGCTTAGATTTATCGGCCACGTACCAGAAAAATCAAAAGAAACGGCTTAACTCCAGCTGGACATTTGCCGTGTACAACGCGTATGGCCGGCACAATCCGTTTTTTTATTACATCGATAACGAAGGAAGCGCGTACGATGCCACTTTATTGGTGAAGGCTAAGAAAGTAAGTGTTTTTCCTTTTCCTATTCCTTCGGTTACCTGGAATTTTAGTTTTTAA
- a CDS encoding acyl-CoA thioesterase codes for MTVRKLKSVKESFTTMTELVLPNDTNTLNNLMGGRLMHWLDIVSAITAQKHSNRIVVTASVDNISFKQGIKLGNVITMEAQVTRAFNTSMEVHVNVWAEDIPSGTKMKSNEAFLTFVALDQNGTPVDVPEAIPENDEEKSLYEGALRRRQLRLVLAGRMKPHEAKELKSIFNLDQNVTE; via the coding sequence ATGACCGTCCGGAAACTGAAAAGCGTTAAAGAATCATTTACCACCATGACCGAATTGGTATTGCCTAATGATACCAATACCTTAAACAATTTAATGGGCGGCCGGCTGATGCACTGGCTCGATATTGTTTCGGCTATTACGGCGCAGAAACACTCTAACCGCATTGTAGTAACGGCTTCGGTAGATAATATTTCGTTTAAACAAGGCATTAAACTGGGCAATGTTATCACCATGGAAGCCCAGGTAACCCGGGCTTTTAACACTTCTATGGAAGTGCATGTAAATGTGTGGGCCGAAGATATTCCTTCGGGAACTAAAATGAAAAGCAACGAAGCTTTTTTAACTTTTGTGGCTTTAGATCAAAATGGAACCCCAGTAGATGTGCCGGAAGCAATACCCGAAAACGACGAAGAAAAAAGTTTATACGAAGGCGCTTTGCGGCGCCGGCAACTACGCCTCGTCCTTGCGGGCCGCATGAAACCCCACGAAGCAAAAGAATTAAAATCTATTTTTAACTTAGACCAAAACGTGACGGAGTAG
- a CDS encoding TlpA disulfide reductase family protein has product MKKVILIGFIPLALLGACNKIGSKNGVDSGSYKIYGKLNNQSSGKVYLSELGEKQFVTRDTATVLNDGSFTFEGKVTEPSVYRISLTDENMILFMLENKEIQVEADAKDLNKTYAIKGSEEAQLFKELTDKLEKMQASGMQLQKRFTKATESANEDSVKVIQEAYQKIQEGNVKVIKGFIKQHDKTAVAAFATLNLINPETDLAFADSMATLLNKSKPESQYTKALIKRLEPLKTLAIGKAAPDITLPTPDGKTMSLSSLKGKYVLVDFWASWCGPCRQENPNVVRMYHKYKDKGFEIFGVSLDNSRDKWLGAIQKDQLVWPHVSDLKGWESAAAQLYNIQAIPQTVLLDREGKIIARNLRGPELEAKVAELLN; this is encoded by the coding sequence ATGAAAAAAGTAATATTAATTGGGTTTATACCGCTTGCGCTGCTAGGAGCCTGTAATAAAATAGGTTCTAAAAACGGCGTAGATAGCGGCAGCTATAAAATTTACGGTAAATTAAATAACCAGAGTTCGGGTAAAGTTTACTTGAGTGAGTTAGGAGAGAAGCAGTTTGTTACCCGCGACACAGCAACCGTCTTAAACGATGGATCTTTTACTTTCGAAGGCAAAGTAACGGAGCCAAGTGTTTACCGGATTTCCCTTACCGACGAGAACATGATCTTATTTATGCTGGAAAATAAGGAAATTCAGGTTGAGGCCGATGCCAAAGACCTGAATAAAACCTACGCCATTAAAGGTTCGGAAGAAGCCCAGTTGTTTAAAGAACTAACCGATAAGCTGGAAAAAATGCAGGCTTCCGGTATGCAATTACAAAAACGTTTTACGAAAGCAACTGAATCGGCTAATGAAGATTCGGTGAAAGTAATTCAGGAAGCTTACCAAAAAATACAGGAAGGCAACGTAAAAGTAATTAAAGGCTTTATTAAACAACACGATAAAACTGCCGTTGCCGCTTTTGCTACTTTAAACTTAATTAACCCTGAAACGGACCTTGCCTTTGCTGATAGTATGGCTACTTTGTTGAATAAAAGCAAGCCTGAATCGCAATATACGAAAGCATTAATAAAGCGCCTGGAGCCACTGAAAACCTTAGCTATTGGTAAAGCTGCCCCGGATATTACGCTTCCTACGCCCGATGGCAAAACCATGTCGCTTTCGTCGCTCAAAGGAAAATACGTGTTAGTAGATTTTTGGGCTTCGTGGTGCGGACCTTGCCGACAAGAAAATCCGAACGTAGTGCGCATGTACCATAAGTACAAAGATAAAGGTTTTGAAATTTTTGGAGTGTCGCTGGATAATTCCAGGGATAAATGGTTGGGAGCGATCCAAAAAGATCAGTTGGTTTGGCCGCATGTGTCGGACTTAAAAGGTTGGGAAAGTGCCGCCGCTCAGTTATATAACATTCAAGCTATTCCGCAAACCGTGTTACTCGACCGGGAAGGTAAAATTATTGCCCGCAATTTACGCGGCCCGGAACTGGAGGCTAAAGTTGCGGAGTTATTAAATTAA
- a CDS encoding protein-L-isoaspartate(D-aspartate) O-methyltransferase: protein MHTDSYRQKGMRKVLVKLLKEKGIKDERVLRAIATVPRHLFFEKMFLEHAYQDKAFPIGEGQTISQPYTVAYQTELLQLNSNDKVLEIGTGSGYQCCVLLEITPHVYTIEYNEVLFRKALQFFEKTGLRPHTYLGDGSEGLPVEAPFDKILVTAGAPVIPKSLLAQLKIGGALVIPVGDEQSQKMVRVVRETPDEFTREVFDSFKFVPLLGKSGWNK, encoded by the coding sequence ATGCACACAGATTCGTACCGGCAAAAAGGAATGCGCAAAGTCTTGGTTAAACTTTTAAAAGAAAAAGGTATAAAAGACGAGCGGGTTTTACGGGCCATTGCTACGGTACCCCGGCATTTATTCTTCGAGAAAATGTTTCTGGAACATGCTTACCAGGACAAAGCTTTCCCGATTGGCGAAGGCCAAACCATTTCGCAACCGTATACCGTTGCTTACCAAACCGAGCTATTACAGTTAAATTCCAATGATAAAGTTTTAGAAATTGGAACCGGCTCGGGTTACCAGTGCTGCGTTTTACTTGAAATTACGCCCCATGTATACACCATAGAATACAACGAGGTATTATTCCGGAAGGCACTGCAATTTTTTGAGAAAACAGGATTACGCCCCCATACGTACCTGGGCGATGGTTCTGAAGGTTTACCCGTAGAAGCTCCCTTTGATAAAATTTTAGTAACAGCCGGGGCTCCGGTTATTCCAAAAAGTTTGCTGGCTCAATTAAAGATAGGCGGTGCCCTAGTTATTCCGGTGGGCGATGAACAATCTCAAAAAATGGTGCGCGTGGTGCGCGAAACGCCCGATGAATTTACCCGCGAAGTGTTCGATAGCTTTAAATTTGTGCCATTATTAGGTAAATCTGGCTGGAATAAATAG